One segment of Metallosphaera cuprina Ar-4 DNA contains the following:
- a CDS encoding glycosyltransferase, whose amino-acid sequence MKRIESLWVPDSLERVWMISFEFRGVTSSGGLGAAVHAISTSLVKRGTKVTVIMPSHGRHMDGLFRSKLKLQEIATSVSGVRKGLDGMSYPFKLGFERGELDGVEIVLVKGLDYDTGRLMDSWSVYEFSMEKSALLTRGVEHLISRLNLGEVPSLIHVHDWHSVVPGVKAKMSLEERRVVVPLVYTVHLLNKVGAPWHYASEDWSGLENCNHYIWMVSKHELRRTKDVWDLCEGKIEKFGLYEADLITSVSKSYLLNDVLPFVGGFAENKSCVIYNGTDWDVNQIKGYGVSIAGSDRRDVIRERLLSSLKDYRFVPSDYNVGNVLWSHRTRLGIRDDWTYEPLERGQLVLFAGRLVYQKGVDLLLRAFRGVINKIPDARLVILGIPSDDFGLLQDIIEKASELKDNVRLMAVSSMDQNLFKLWHYSASILAMPSRWEPFGITAIEAMASGTPVVASAVGGLVEIVDDLRGSENGNGFLVERENINSITSSILDSLYLSIFSETGDPSWLNNVTQSIKEKNWNKVRENAIRKVDSTFRWDKIAERASDCYSKAIVMAKYRAMAYL is encoded by the coding sequence GTGAAGAGGATAGAATCGCTCTGGGTGCCAGATTCTCTTGAAAGGGTCTGGATGATATCGTTTGAATTTAGGGGCGTAACTAGCTCCGGAGGATTGGGTGCCGCAGTTCACGCGATAAGCACTTCTTTAGTTAAAAGGGGGACGAAGGTCACCGTAATCATGCCTAGTCATGGAAGACATATGGACGGGCTGTTTAGGAGTAAATTGAAGCTACAGGAGATAGCTACGTCAGTATCAGGTGTCAGGAAAGGTCTTGACGGTATGAGCTATCCGTTTAAGCTTGGTTTCGAAAGGGGAGAGTTGGACGGGGTTGAGATAGTTCTAGTTAAGGGACTTGACTACGATACTGGGAGGTTAATGGATTCGTGGAGCGTTTACGAGTTCTCTATGGAGAAGTCTGCACTGTTAACCAGAGGAGTTGAGCACCTGATCTCAAGACTTAATTTAGGAGAAGTGCCCTCACTCATCCACGTTCACGATTGGCACTCAGTGGTCCCAGGGGTTAAGGCTAAGATGAGCTTAGAGGAGAGGAGGGTGGTTGTACCTTTGGTGTACACTGTCCACCTTCTCAACAAGGTTGGAGCTCCTTGGCACTACGCCTCAGAGGATTGGTCCGGACTGGAGAACTGCAATCACTACATTTGGATGGTCTCTAAACACGAATTAAGGAGAACCAAAGACGTTTGGGATCTCTGTGAAGGTAAGATTGAGAAGTTCGGGCTTTATGAAGCCGATCTAATAACGTCAGTTAGTAAAAGTTACCTTTTGAACGACGTCCTCCCATTCGTAGGAGGCTTCGCCGAGAACAAATCTTGCGTTATTTATAACGGTACTGATTGGGACGTGAACCAAATCAAGGGTTACGGCGTTTCGATAGCTGGCTCGGATAGGAGAGACGTGATTAGGGAGAGATTGCTCTCTTCCTTAAAGGATTATAGATTCGTTCCATCTGATTACAACGTTGGGAACGTGCTGTGGTCTCACCGAACTAGACTCGGAATCAGAGACGATTGGACGTACGAACCTCTCGAGAGAGGTCAACTAGTGCTTTTTGCCGGTAGATTGGTCTATCAGAAGGGAGTGGATCTCCTCCTTAGGGCTTTTAGAGGAGTGATAAACAAGATCCCTGACGCTAGGCTGGTCATTCTGGGCATCCCGTCTGACGATTTCGGTCTACTGCAAGACATAATCGAAAAGGCATCAGAACTTAAAGATAACGTGAGGTTAATGGCAGTTAGCTCTATGGATCAAAACTTATTTAAACTGTGGCATTACTCAGCCTCTATCTTGGCCATGCCGTCGAGATGGGAACCGTTCGGTATAACCGCTATAGAGGCTATGGCGTCTGGAACCCCAGTCGTCGCTTCAGCTGTTGGGGGTTTGGTAGAGATCGTTGACGATCTGAGAGGAAGTGAGAACGGGAACGGTTTCCTTGTGGAAAGGGAGAACATAAACTCGATCACATCATCTATACTTGACTCGCTCTACTTATCTATTTTCAGCGAGACCGGAGACCCTAGTTGGCTCAACAACGTCACTCAGAGCATAAAGGAGAAAAACTGGAATAAAGTTAGAGAAAACGCTATAAGGAAAGTGGACTCCACGTTCAGATGGGATAAGATAGCTGAGAGAGCTTCAGATTGTTACTCCAAGGCAATAGTTATGGCAAAGTATAGGGCTATGGCATACCTATAG
- a CDS encoding MoaD/ThiS family protein, whose amino-acid sequence MRGLKVTVYLARERKEKEVELDFNSTVRDLVRKLGFTVQGVVVLRNGQPVLDDEKLKEGDNLTLVQTASGG is encoded by the coding sequence GTGAGAGGATTGAAGGTCACAGTATATCTTGCTAGGGAAAGGAAAGAGAAGGAAGTCGAACTTGATTTCAACTCCACTGTAAGGGACCTGGTGAGAAAATTGGGTTTCACTGTACAAGGCGTGGTTGTGTTAAGGAATGGTCAACCTGTTCTAGATGACGAGAAGTTAAAAGAGGGAGACAATCTAACTCTAGTCCAGACTGCCTCGGGTGGGTAA
- a CDS encoding FAD-dependent oxidoreductase: MNVAIVGGGIVGLFSAYFLAREGANVAIYDENPGKYSIHAAGLIEPYRFDKLNSTGMIAKMLRYMRHGITEVRQVNRAWLIELLKSLNKEPPAEAWSLMRDMAKFSLEFYAKLSEERNDFDYKNDGLLEVYASEEELERGVKEEKASPFSPKFETVDVEGFAGGIFFPELSRISTEKLVDRLLKDLKEFNVKLIRNEAKVNLEKKNVNGKKFDKVVLTNGVWITRFLNLPVTAFKGYGIWVKGKTRLSNAIVTVNEGIAISPLSDHIKLTGGFSADFSSEWRGDYMFEKTKRLVEVEEVVSKSLGFRPCSPDGFPIIGKKDDVTVGTGACRLGWSYAPAMGEKISELVLGKVNTFGYISKYVDKLDVVQDRRSG, translated from the coding sequence ATGAACGTTGCAATTGTGGGAGGGGGGATAGTAGGTCTTTTCTCAGCATATTTTTTGGCGAGGGAAGGGGCTAACGTAGCCATATATGACGAAAATCCCGGAAAATACTCCATTCATGCCGCGGGCTTGATCGAGCCCTATAGGTTCGACAAACTGAACAGTACAGGCATGATAGCTAAAATGTTAAGATATATGAGACACGGTATAACCGAAGTCAGGCAGGTAAACAGGGCTTGGTTAATAGAGCTATTAAAATCTCTAAACAAAGAACCGCCAGCTGAGGCGTGGAGTCTCATGAGGGATATGGCCAAGTTTTCGCTAGAATTTTATGCTAAATTATCAGAGGAAAGGAACGATTTTGATTACAAAAACGATGGCCTCCTAGAGGTTTACGCTAGTGAGGAAGAGCTAGAGAGAGGTGTGAAGGAGGAGAAGGCGAGTCCTTTCTCCCCTAAGTTTGAGACTGTTGATGTTGAGGGATTTGCTGGCGGTATATTTTTCCCTGAGTTGAGCAGGATATCCACGGAAAAACTTGTCGACAGACTGTTAAAGGATTTGAAAGAGTTTAACGTTAAGCTGATTCGAAACGAGGCTAAAGTAAACCTTGAAAAGAAAAACGTAAATGGAAAAAAATTTGATAAAGTCGTGTTAACTAATGGGGTATGGATAACAAGGTTCTTAAACCTTCCAGTAACCGCGTTTAAGGGGTACGGCATATGGGTGAAGGGCAAAACGAGATTAAGTAACGCTATAGTTACTGTAAATGAAGGGATCGCCATCTCTCCCCTAAGCGATCATATTAAGTTAACCGGCGGATTCTCGGCGGACTTTTCTTCTGAATGGAGAGGAGATTACATGTTTGAGAAGACTAAGAGACTTGTCGAAGTGGAGGAAGTTGTCTCTAAAAGTCTCGGATTCAGGCCATGCTCGCCTGACGGTTTCCCTATAATAGGTAAAAAAGACGACGTAACAGTTGGAACTGGGGCGTGCAGATTAGGGTGGAGTTACGCTCCCGCCATGGGGGAGAAGATATCTGAGTTGGTGTTGGGTAAGGTAAACACGTTTGGTTATATATCGAAATACGTAGATAAATTAGATGTAGTACAAGATCGCAGATCAGGCTGA
- a CDS encoding DUF1955 domain-containing protein, giving the protein MGSQSRELLKSLMEAKERILSGDVKQGVEIIGKNVNSSNIKESNWVICNVIDAADCQYVVETLESIGKIFDITVCGNLKRVVECYAKRSLDSEFVDLALTSLVEKRKLDQLDKVILGLNDSLPSLLVKLASAYAKLGNKKMEEELLKRACEKGLKEACRNINQVFSRVT; this is encoded by the coding sequence ATGGGATCTCAGAGCAGGGAATTACTCAAGTCTCTGATGGAAGCTAAGGAGAGGATTCTTTCAGGAGACGTTAAACAAGGCGTGGAGATCATAGGTAAGAACGTCAATTCCTCAAATATAAAGGAGTCAAATTGGGTAATATGTAACGTGATAGACGCTGCAGATTGCCAATACGTAGTAGAAACTTTAGAATCAATAGGAAAGATTTTCGATATAACGGTCTGTGGGAACTTAAAGAGGGTGGTGGAGTGCTACGCTAAGAGGAGTTTAGATTCGGAATTTGTAGATTTGGCTCTAACATCGTTAGTAGAAAAGAGAAAGTTAGATCAATTAGATAAGGTAATTTTAGGTCTCAACGATTCGCTACCTAGTCTCTTGGTAAAGTTAGCGTCAGCCTACGCTAAGTTAGGTAACAAGAAAATGGAGGAGGAATTACTGAAAAGAGCCTGTGAGAAGGGTCTCAAGGAGGCTTGTAGAAATATTAACCAGGTTTTCTCAAGAGTTACATGA
- the pyk gene encoding pyruvate kinase, with the protein MSRKTRIVATLGPSLEKLVDKVKDYVDVFRINLAHGDSDSHKRYFELIKTQAPDSSILADLPGPKLRVGDIGKVELKRGQEVVFSPDHGIIVQEALFYKSIKPGSTILLSDGLIRIRIKTVDKDSAVGEVLTPGVLTSRKGINIPDMTLDYGLTDNDFRLLDEALSLGADYIGLSFVLSENDVIKAKEKINNRAWVISKIEKNQAVNRLFKIVEESDGVMVARGDLGVEIGLENLPYVQRKIIKVSKLLGKPVILATQVLESMVSNPLPSRAEVIDVANSVYQGVDAIMLSDETAVGQYPFEAIQYLNNIIKSSEDKVKPMRPSPMKSTDDAVAFSSVSLSELSKSEVIAVHSRSGLSVIRVSRLRPKASILAFTPDPVVARRVKLCWGVYPFTLNENPGDLNELVTTLDKKCRELGVRGNLVIVAGDPKMESGRTNLLKLHHID; encoded by the coding sequence ATGAGCCGAAAGACGAGAATCGTTGCAACATTAGGCCCCTCCTTAGAGAAACTCGTTGATAAGGTTAAGGATTACGTAGACGTTTTTAGAATTAATTTGGCCCACGGAGATAGTGATTCACATAAAAGGTATTTTGAGTTGATCAAAACACAAGCTCCTGACTCATCGATTTTGGCAGATCTGCCTGGGCCTAAACTTAGAGTAGGGGATATCGGTAAAGTTGAGCTGAAGAGAGGTCAAGAGGTGGTTTTTTCTCCAGATCACGGGATAATAGTCCAGGAGGCCCTCTTCTATAAGAGTATAAAACCAGGAAGTACAATACTCCTTTCAGACGGATTGATCAGAATCAGGATAAAGACAGTAGATAAGGATAGCGCAGTTGGGGAGGTTCTGACTCCTGGTGTTCTCACATCAAGGAAGGGAATTAACATCCCGGACATGACATTGGATTATGGTTTAACGGATAACGACTTTAGGCTTCTAGACGAGGCTTTATCTTTGGGTGCGGACTACATTGGCCTCTCCTTCGTGTTAAGTGAAAACGACGTTATCAAGGCTAAGGAAAAAATTAACAATAGAGCGTGGGTTATCTCAAAGATTGAGAAAAATCAGGCTGTGAACAGGCTCTTTAAGATAGTAGAAGAGAGCGACGGGGTAATGGTAGCTAGAGGAGACTTAGGGGTAGAAATAGGATTGGAGAACCTACCTTACGTTCAACGAAAGATCATAAAGGTCTCTAAGTTGTTGGGAAAGCCAGTTATATTGGCTACGCAGGTTTTAGAGTCAATGGTTAGCAATCCTTTACCGTCCAGGGCTGAGGTCATAGATGTGGCCAACTCAGTTTACCAAGGAGTGGATGCCATAATGTTGAGCGATGAAACGGCTGTAGGTCAGTATCCCTTTGAGGCAATTCAATATCTGAACAATATAATCAAGTCCTCTGAGGACAAGGTGAAGCCCATGAGACCTTCTCCAATGAAGAGCACTGATGACGCCGTTGCCTTCTCTTCAGTCTCTCTCTCAGAGCTTTCCAAATCAGAGGTCATTGCAGTTCATAGTAGAAGCGGTTTGTCAGTGATTAGAGTATCTAGGCTAAGGCCCAAAGCCTCAATTCTGGCTTTCACTCCCGATCCTGTTGTCGCAAGGAGGGTAAAGCTGTGTTGGGGGGTCTACCCTTTCACTCTTAATGAGAACCCTGGCGATCTAAACGAGTTGGTCACAACTCTAGATAAAAAGTGCAGGGAACTGGGCGTTAGAGGTAACTTAGTAATAGTTGCAGGAGATCCTAAAATGGAATCCGGAAGGACAAACCTGCTTAAGTTACATCATATAGACTAA
- a CDS encoding GNAT family N-acetyltransferase: MAESINLPLVIREAKKGDIEGVYKLYQSLTPEDLYMRFFTFHRVSYEEIEQLFSRQDHVTLLAESDGEVIGEATLYDDGEFSVAVDPRQRRGGIGTALVSELIKRARSKTIKKIKFYTLPENYPMIRIGKKLGFKLEFHEDEVVGTLEIER; the protein is encoded by the coding sequence ATGGCGGAGAGTATAAACTTGCCTCTCGTAATAAGGGAAGCCAAGAAGGGCGACATAGAAGGGGTTTATAAGTTGTACCAATCGTTAACTCCAGAGGATCTGTACATGCGTTTCTTCACGTTTCATAGGGTATCTTACGAAGAGATAGAACAACTCTTCAGTAGACAGGATCACGTTACTTTATTGGCTGAGAGCGATGGAGAGGTTATAGGAGAGGCTACTTTGTACGATGACGGAGAGTTTTCTGTAGCGGTCGATCCGAGGCAGAGGAGGGGAGGTATAGGTACCGCACTAGTTTCTGAACTAATCAAGAGAGCGCGTTCTAAGACAATAAAGAAGATTAAGTTTTACACTCTCCCGGAAAACTATCCCATGATAAGGATAGGTAAAAAGTTAGGTTTCAAACTCGAATTTCATGAAGATGAAGTAGTGGGAACTTTAGAGATAGAACGTTGA
- a CDS encoding transcriptional regulator yields the protein MERDSRKLIIPCESAMRDVIPAIKAILVDQLVKDGISQSKAAALLGITPAEVSYYLKGKRADGKYKQVLEKDEEFMEMIAQYATRLTDADQINICPICSLARKKLGIMDYTCPYDW from the coding sequence ATGGAAAGAGATAGTAGGAAATTAATCATACCGTGCGAATCGGCTATGCGTGACGTAATTCCCGCAATAAAGGCTATATTAGTTGATCAGTTAGTTAAAGACGGGATCTCACAATCTAAGGCAGCTGCACTTCTTGGGATAACTCCCGCGGAAGTGAGTTACTACCTAAAAGGAAAGAGAGCTGATGGAAAGTATAAACAGGTGCTCGAGAAGGATGAGGAGTTTATGGAAATGATAGCCCAGTACGCCACAAGACTTACGGACGCTGATCAAATTAACATTTGTCCTATATGTAGCTTAGCAAGGAAGAAACTTGGCATAATGGATTACACTTGTCCTTATGATTGGTAA
- a CDS encoding creatininase family protein: MKLAELTKESLKASIGLLPIGSVEQHGPHLPMGTDSIVAESVAQEVDKLERDTLLFPTVYYGCSIEHGNLPHVSVNDLNFMSFVYDLLDSTKRLGIKGVILINGHGGNSELLQVVSRKVNFTLMRPKVKVVNLLSLEEFKRFDDLHAGTVETSLMKFLRPELVKEDKIPVTTDYSEHTFSLLTSEKGGTDGIVTKGTIEVNVEIGKRVFEEMISLVRKEISTLRSIINE; the protein is encoded by the coding sequence ATGAAGTTGGCAGAACTTACCAAGGAAAGCCTTAAAGCGTCAATAGGATTGTTACCGATTGGAAGCGTAGAGCAGCACGGCCCTCATTTACCTATGGGAACCGATTCGATAGTTGCAGAGTCGGTGGCGCAAGAGGTTGATAAACTTGAAAGGGATACATTACTGTTCCCGACAGTTTACTATGGCTGCTCAATAGAACATGGAAATTTACCCCACGTTTCAGTTAACGACCTAAATTTCATGAGCTTCGTATACGATCTTCTAGACTCAACGAAGAGGTTGGGCATCAAAGGCGTGATCCTCATTAACGGTCATGGGGGTAACTCGGAGTTGCTTCAAGTTGTCTCTAGGAAGGTCAACTTCACATTGATGAGGCCTAAGGTGAAAGTTGTTAACCTTCTCAGCCTAGAGGAGTTCAAGAGGTTCGATGACCTACATGCAGGTACCGTGGAGACCTCACTCATGAAATTTTTGAGACCTGAACTCGTTAAGGAAGATAAGATCCCAGTTACAACTGATTACTCTGAGCATACGTTCTCTTTGCTAACCTCAGAGAAAGGAGGAACTGATGGAATAGTGACAAAAGGAACTATTGAGGTTAACGTTGAGATTGGGAAAAGAGTTTTTGAAGAAATGATATCTTTGGTGAGGAAAGAGATATCTACTCTAAGATCAATCATTAACGAGTAA